Proteins from a genomic interval of Crassostrea angulata isolate pt1a10 chromosome 7, ASM2561291v2, whole genome shotgun sequence:
- the LOC128155886 gene encoding uncharacterized protein LOC128155886 isoform X2, giving the protein MTGGVDTLHIRFGEGVRRVEFSFKKITLTDIGDVHPARVDLSEPAQSTTPDQGDETTPPSSSPRRTTHEQGDKTTPPSSSPRRTTHDHAETSRVSWTSSSTSVVDGTSVHESSTGEITLTPTAVLIISNNIRDSHRLVYLSFLSLLSIPIAVVLVLLFKYYKRTHRPTRSASIQLETICKSTTV; this is encoded by the exons ATGACCGGGGGTGTCGATACACTCCACATCCGATTTGGCGAAGGGGTGCGCCGGGTTGAATTCAGTTTCAAGAAAATAACTCTGACGGACATCGGCGATGTCCACCCTGCTAGAG tcgaTTTGTCCGAGCCAGCTCAAAGTACCACACCTG ACCAGGGAGATGAGACTACACCCCCGTCCTCCAGTCCCCGTCGCACTACGCAtg AGCAGGGAGATAAGACTACACCCCCGTCCTCCAGTCCCCGTCGCACTACGCatg ATCACGCTGAGACTTCCCGGGTGTCCTGGACATCATCATCAACCTCCG TAGTAGACGGTACCTCCGTTCATGAGTCAAGCACAG gagagATCACGTTGACTCCTACGGCAGTTTTGATTATTTCTA aTAACATCCGAGACTCCCACAGATTAGTATATCTAAGTTTTTTATCCTTATTATCCATTCCTATTGCTGTAGTGCTTGTCctgctttttaaatattataagcGCACGCATCGTCCTACACGCTCTGCATCAATACAATTAGAGACTATATGTAAAT